The following are encoded together in the Zygosaccharomyces rouxii strain CBS732 chromosome C complete sequence genome:
- the KRE1 gene encoding Kre1p (weakly similar to uniprot|P17260 Saccharomyces cerevisiae YNL322C KRE1 Cell wall glycoprotein involved in beta-glucan assembly serves as a K1 killer toxin membrane receptor), with translation MQFKKSSVAWLLLLNFAAEITSSASVTSHAVTTNIGGLPVTQTLILDHPEKRAEPAAAGAQQGAAAQQGVTDTATTAPGAIATATTGATASGSGATTTPAGATTSAGATTPATGTTTSGSALTTTPAAATTPATGTTTSGSALTTTPATATTPATTTPAAATTPATTTPATASSTSSSDTPAAKVTHQTTRPDPSTNMFTPPPSTPVTDLSMDTLATMTQMKDGKTNVYTTTKEHTSNMWVTIPYKGSSTVVQTTFAQRFASMYDKVASPKQGSVGLGSISGTIGVVKSQMKYTLSSSNGVAPQVFSDRSMFFPLVAFFMWFL, from the coding sequence ATGCAGTTCAAGAAGAGTTCCGTCGCTTGGTTGCTGTTATTGAATTTTGCAGCTGAAATAACCAGCTCTGCTTCCGTCACTAGTCATGCTGTAACTACAAATATTGGGGGATTACCAGTTACTCAAACTCTCATATTAGACCACCCAGAGAAAAGAGCGGAACCAGCTGCTGCAGGTGCTCAACAAGGTGCAGCGGCCCAACAGGGTGTTACAGATACTGCCACTACAGCACCAGGAGCTAtagcaacagcaacaacaggTGCCACCGCTTCGGGTTCCGGGGCAACAACTACACCAGCAGGAGCAACTACATCAGCAGGAGCAACTACACCAGCAACAGGCACTACGACTTCGGGTTCTGCATTAACAACTACACCAGCAGCAGCTACTACGCCAGCAACAGGCACTACGACTTCGGGTTCTGCATTAACAACTACACCAGCAACAGCTACTACACCAGCAACTACTACGCCGGCAGCAGCTACTACACCAGCAACTACTACGCCAGCAACAGCATCCAGTACGTCAAGTTCAGATACACCAGCCGCAAAAGTGACGCACCAAACTACTAGACCGGATCCATCAACAAACATGTTCacaccaccaccaagcACTCCAGTGACGGATCTTTCCATGGATACTTTGGCTACAATGACTCAAATGAAAGATGGTAAGACCAACGTCTACACAACTACTAAAGAACATACTTCTAACATGTGGGTTACCATTCCATACAAGGGCTCTTCAACTGTGGTACAAACAACATTTGCTCAAAGATTCGCAAGTATGTATGACAAGGTTGCTTCACCTAAGCAAGGTTCCGTTGGATTGGGTTCCATTAGCGGAACTATAGGTGTTGTTAAATCTCAAATGAAATACACCctatcttcttcaaacgGTGTGGCCCCACAAGTTTTCTCTGATCGTTCTATGTTCTTCCCATTGGTAGCCTTCTTCATGTGGTTTTTGTGA
- the ARG8 gene encoding acetylornithine transaminase (highly similar to uniprot|P18544 Saccharomyces cerevisiae YOL140W ARG8 Acetylornithine aminotransferase catalyzes the fourth step in the biosynthesis of the arginine precursor ornithine), which translates to MFRNCLKNSKRFISNKSYQVTTYARPDDLYITRGVNAKLFDDVNGKEFVDFTAGIAVTALGHSNPQVAQVLSKQASTLMHSSNLYYNTECLKLSEKIVEKTKNLGGQYDASKVFLCNSGSEANEAALKFAKKYGISQNASKQEIVAFENSFHGRTMGALSATANPKYRTPFGDLVPGIHFLNLNDQLTKLQNFVSAKGDKLAGLIVEPIQGEGGVFPVPLETLAGLKEICEAHNVIVIYDEIQCGLSRSGKLWAHGYLPKEAHPDIFTTAKALGNGFPIAATVVNEKVNNALVVGDHGTTYGGNPLACAVGNYVLDVLSDPKFLEQVNKKGEKLQNGLKELQKSFSDQIVDVRGKGLIVGCQFKENPGPIVSKARELGLLIITAGKNTVRFVPPLTIEDETLQQGLDIFTEAVKSVYKS; encoded by the coding sequence ATGTTCAGAAACTGTCtaaaaaattccaaaagatTTATTAGCAACAAGTCGTACCAAGTAACTACTTATGCTAGACCTGATGATCTTTATATTACCAGAGGTGTAAATGCTAAATTATTTGACGATGTTAATGGTAAGGAATTCGTTGATTTTACTGCAGGTATTGCAGTTACAGCATTAGGTCATTCCAATCCACAGGTTGCACAAGTTCTGTCCAAACAAGCTTCAACTTTAATGCATTCTTCTAATCTTTACTACAATACCGAATGTTTAAAATtgagtgaaaaaattgtagaaaAGACTAAAAACCTAGGTGGTCAATACGATGCTTCTAAAGTCTTCTTATGTAACTCTGGTAGTGAGGCTAATGAAGCTGCCCTaaaatttgccaaaaagTATGGTATTTCACAAAATGCATCCAAGCAGGAAATTGTTGCATTTGAGAATTCATTCCATGGTCGTACTATGGGGGCACTTTCTGCTACTGCAAATCCCAAATATAGAACTCCCTTTGGAGATTTAGTTCCAGGCATTCATTTCTTAAACCTCAATGATCAATTGActaaattacaaaatttcgTTAGTGCCAAAGGTGATAAATTAGCCGGGTTGATTGTGGAACCCATTCAAGGTGAAGGTGGTGTTTTCCCAGTACCTCTAGAAACTCTTGCAGGTCTTAAGGAAATTTGTGAAGCTCATAACGTCATTGTTATATatgatgaaattcaatGCGGGTTGTCACGTTCAGGTAAACTATGGGCACATGGTTATTTACCAAAGGAAGCTCATCCAGATATCTTTACTACTGCTAAAGCCCTAGGTAATGGGTTCCCGATTGCAGCTACCGTTGTTAACGAAAAAGTTAACAATGCACTAGTTGTTGGTGATCACGGTACTACATATGGTGGTAACCCATTAGCATGTGCTGTGGGTAACTACGTTCTTGATGTTCTATCTGAtccaaaattcttggaacAAGTTAATAAGAAgggtgaaaaattacaaaatggTCTGAAGGAGTTGCAGAAGTCATTCAGTGATCAAATTGTGGATGTTAGAGGTAAAGGTTTGATTGTTGGTTGTCAATTTAAGGAAAATCCTGGTCCTATTGTCAGTAAGGCAAGAGAATTAGGTCTATTAATCATTACAGCCGGTAAAAACACAGTCAGATTCGTTCCACCATTGACCATCGAGGACGAAACTTTACAACAAGGTCTTGACATTTTTACTGAAGCCGTAAAATCTGTTTATAAATCTTGA
- the LEM3 gene encoding Lem3p (similar to uniprot|P42838 YNL323W Saccharomyces cerevisiae YNL323W LEM3 Membrane protein of the plasma membrane and ER): protein MKRFDLGNMGLHKRKETDPKDSQNQEDEDLDASEFEEEDVLPVKVKNRRPKEDSFTQQRLKAWNPVFTPRIVIPVYLLITMVFVIVGGCLLAEANTVSDLTIWYQDCPTKAPTGQNQWNDMPEEYWTYHFKNYNNYSTAPQWRYTDDPDDDSEEKGTCHIRFTTPRSLKNTVYVNYMLDNFSANHRRYVLSFSEDQIRGRAASYDDIHEGAGINCKTLAKNEEGKLYYPCGLIANSFFNDTFPDELINVRDQSKNYPLSNKDINWKSDRRRFQKTTYKPSDIAPPPYWAKKFPHGYNETNIPDLQDWEEFQNWMRPAAFDKFAKLIRKNTESDLPAGEYQIDIGLHWPVRQFKGKKGIFVTHGSSIGSRNYFLGTVYLIGGCISAAFALILFGFWLISGRKEADPRYLSWNQGSMAM from the coding sequence ATGAAGCGTTTTGATCTGGGAAATATGGGCCTCCATAAGAGGAAAGAGACTGATCCAAAGGATTCGCAGaatcaagaagatgaagactTAGATGCATCTGAATTCGAAGAGGAGGATGTTTTACCCGTCAAAGTCAAGAACAGAAGACCCAAGGAGGATAGTTTTACGCAGCAGCGTTTGAAGGCATGGAACCCTGTTTTCACACCAAGAATCGTTATACCGGTCTATCTATTGATTACGATGGTTTTCGTCATTGTTGGTGGATGTTTACTTGCTGAGGCAAATACGGTTAGTGACTTAACAATTTGGTATCAGGACTGCCCAACTAAGGCCCCCACTGGACAAAATCAATGGAATGATATGCCTGAGGAATATTGGACCTatcatttcaaaaattacaaTAACTATAGCACTGCACCACAATGGAGATATACGGATGATCCGGATGATGACTCTGAGGAGAAGGGTACCTGTCACATACGGTTTACAACTCCAAGATCACTTAAAAATACTGTTTACGTGAATTACATGttggataatttttctGCGAATCACAGACGTTACGTTTTATCATTTAGTGAAGATCAAATAAGAGGACGTGCAGCTTCGTATGATGACATTCACGAAGGTGCCGGTATTAATTGTAAAACATTGGCAAAAAACGAAGAAGGTAAACTGTACTACCCATGTGGATTAATtgcaaattctttttttaacGACACTTTCCCagatgaattgattaacGTTCGAGATCAATCTAAGAACTATCCATTGTCAAACAAGGAtatcaattggaaatctgATAGAAGAAGGTTTCAAAAGACCACTTACAAACCCTCAGATATTGCCCCACCCCCATATTGGGCTAAAAAGTTTCCTCATGGTTACAATGAAACTAATATTCCAGATCTTCAAGATTGGGAGGAATTCCAAAATTGGATGAGACCTGCAGCATTTGACAAATTTGCAAAGTTAATTCGGAAGAATACTGAGAGTGACCTACCAGCAGGTGaatatcaaattgataTCGGTCTACATTGGCCTGTAAGACAATTTAAAGGCAAGAAGGGAATTTTCGTTACGCATGGTTCCAGTATAGGAAGCCGTAACTACTTTTTGGGTACGGTGTACCTGATCGGTGGTTGTATAAGCGCAGCATTTGCCCTAATATTATTTGGTTTTTGGTTGATATCAGGCAGAAAAGAGGCTGATCCAAGGTATTTATCTTGGAATCAGGGTTCTATGGCAATGTAG
- the PPM2 gene encoding tRNA methyltransferase PPM2 (similar to similar to uniprot|Q08282 YOL141w Saccharomyces cerevisiae PPM2 Putative carboxyl methyl transferase), with product MAPGPVRNKQERRRQFADLAIQGTNNSSIASKRSVEVVYYPKLQSNESSDGQETLEYFKHFVPKPLQRSPCINRGYWLRLHAIRSQLDEISAKVQGPVVVVNLGCGFDPLPFQLLDKRNVDSKNFRDRFTFLDVDYPELIDEKASIIAGNDELKEIVGEPIAHGKYHKYSLVACNLNYPDPFAKLVDSLDDKCTKVFIAEVSLAYMKPEQADQIIEVCSTATHSHFLMLEQLTPASSDDPFGHQMLKHFNKNRSPLQSVIKYQSVDSQTQRFNRLGFSHVNAGDMFQLWCSLNESTKSALQRVEPFDELEEFHLFAHHYIILHATNETFAFDKFPLLPVPSADDIDVLSLPVEYFEIANVRKFGASVLDPNKKQLLYFGGSCPQRTNEIISIGPDGDCEAVPFDKTTAPVARACHTFTLVNNDTAMVVGGRRNPWQPLSDTWMFNLSSHEWTRGPDLPEACYRHVTCLLKKNKLLILSGKTQSSDAALLLDIEQNRVESIPSQLPVLIAPAADNTSTRKGVLIGGGCANESDISDHIYIFTYDNDEDKNLKIVDAWQDPLFCRYGAQARFINDNQIVLAGGTGPFLFNARNMIVVLDIRSHTFKSIALPNPLPLLVGADLQFDPHSQELLLVGGGATCYGFGSVWNHGARIRLTEGKY from the coding sequence ATGGCACCAGGACCAGTTCGAAATAAGCAGGAGAGACGCAGGCAGTTTGCCGATTTGGCTATTCAAGGAACTAACAATTCCTCTATTGCATCGAAGAGATCCGTGGAAGTTGTATACTACCCGAAGTTGCAATCGAATGAGAGTTCAGATGGTCAGGAGACCCTAGAGTATTTTAAGCATTTTGTCCCTAAACCATTGCAAAGATCTCCCTGTATCAATCGTGGTTACTGGTTGAGACTACATGCGATTAGGTCACAGTTAGATGAAATTAGTGCCAAAGTTCAAGGTCCCGTGGTAGTTGTGAATCTGGGGTGCGGGTTTGATCCACTACCGTTCCAATTACTGGATAAACGTAACGTGGATAGTAAGAATTTCCGGGATAGGTTTACATTTTTAGATGTGGATTATCCAGAATTAATCGATGAAAAGGCATCCATCATAGCAGGAAACGATGAGTTGAAAGAGATTGTTGGTGAACCGATAGCTCATGGGAAATATCACAAATATTCGCTAGTGGCCTGTAATTTGAACTATCCCGATCCATTTGCGAAATTGGTTGATTCTTTAGACGATAAATGTACCAAAGTTTTTATTGCAGAAGTTTCATTGGCATATATGAAGCCCGAACAAGCTGATCAAATCATTGAAGTGTGCTCCACGGCAACCCATTCGCACTTTCTCATGTTAGAGCAGTTGACACCAGCATCCAGTGATGACCCATTTGGCCACCAGATGCTAAAGCATTTTAACAAAAATCGATCGCCTTTACAATCTGTGATCAAATACCAAAGTGTGGATTCTCAGACGCAGAGATTTAACCGTTTAGGTTTCTCCCATGTTAATGCCGGTGATATGTTCCAATTGTGGTGTTCTTTAAATGAATCTACAAAATCTGCATTGCAACGGGTAGAACCCTTTgacgaattggaagaattccATCTGTTTGCCCACCACTACATCATTTTACATGCAACGAACGAAACATTTGCGTTCGACAAATTTCCGCTATTACCGGTGCCCTCCGCCGACGACATTGATGTCCTTTCATTACCGGTGGAATATTTCGAAATCGCTAACGTTCGTAAATTTGGTGCATCTGTCCTAGACCCTAACAAGAAGCAGCTATTGTATTTTGGAGGCTCATGTCCCCAAAGAACTAACGAAATCATTTCCATTGGACCTGATGGAGACTGTGAAGCTGTACCCTTCGATAAAACGACGGCCCCCGTAGCAAGAGCTTGTCATACTTTTACTCTTGTGAACAACGATACGGCCATGGTTGTTGGCGGTAGACGGAACCCATGGCAGCCCTTATCAGACACATGGATGTTCAACTTGTCTTCACATGAGTGGACTAGGGGCCCAGATTTGCCAGAAGCTTGTTACAGACATGTTACCTGTctcttgaagaagaacaaattaCTGATCTTAAGCGGCAAGACGCAGAGTTCGGATGCAGCTCTTCTACTAGACATTGAACAAAATCGTGTGGAGAGCATCCCTTCACAACTACCTGTCCTAATTGCACCAGCAGCTGACAACACTTCTACTCGCAAGGGTGTCCTGATTGGAGGTGGATGCGCCAACGAATCCGATATTTCTGATCACATTTACATTTTCACCTACGACAACGACGAGGAcaagaatctgaagattGTAGACGCCTGGCAGGATCCACTCTTTTGCCGCTACGGTGCCCAAGCAAGATTCATCAATGATAACCAAATTGTCCTGGCGGGTGGTACCGGACCTTTCCTTTTCAACGCTCGCAACATGATTGTCGTACTAGATATCCGTTCTCACACCTTCAAATCAATAGCGCTACCAAACCCGCTTCCCTTGCTAGTCGGAGCGGACTTGCAGTTCGACCCACACTCCCAAGAACTGTTGCTAGTAGGTGGAGGCGCTACTTGCTACGGGTTCGGCTCAGTATGGAACCATGGTGCAAGAATAAGACTGACGGAAGGCAAGTACTGA
- the FIG4 gene encoding phosphatidylinositol-3,5-bisphosphate 5-phosphatase (similar to uniprot|P42837 Saccharomyces cerevisiae YNL325C FIG4 Protein required for efficient mating member of a family of eukaryotic proteins that contain a domain homologous to Sac1p): MDHGGYEDGVPISNAFNKQPHTIDTPKQRKTTKFILSKYTIYETKERMYIVGSNKRETMFRILEIDLGVPQDKLNVLEDNVFFTRNEIMNVLSGLEEASEEGLHKKLTGYGLLGFIRFTACYYLVVVTKCSQIAVLAGHCIYHIDETQLVPISNSYRKPDKYSVEARLISTFQSLDLSKTFYFSNTYDITNTLQTNLLREKLKAKDRSDISVPSGIYDYNEMFMWNTNLLGPVLACIDTVYDWFQPVIHGFIDQVNVSVLGKSIYITLIARRSHHFAGARFLKRGVNNQGYVANEVETEQITADMILTSFHRPGNGYYDSDRYTSFVQHRGSIPLYWTQEASNLTAKPPIQINSVDPYFSSAALHFDMLFQRYGTVQVLNLVKTREKKPREVKLLREFEQCVTYLNQFLPEHKRIDYTSWDMSRASKQYGQGVIEFLETYAAQSVSKTGIFQNGADFSTTKVQEGICRTNCIDCLDRTNAAQFVIGKRALGVQLKELGVVDNSYLEYDSDIVNILTELFHDLGDTIALQYGGSHLVNTMETYRKINQWSSHSRDMIESIKRFYSNSFVDAQRQDAINLFLGHYVWQEGYPTLWEMNTDVYLHNEYVISGAKRSYTHWWNDYHIKSLRSLLKEEFIDQNNDLTLKDVVRNIRGYPGAFDNYWNEYYLPRSVTWMQDLFVYNMNSTRRYHTMRKDGNELSPFTSRKQTGINRRLRAIIEENEKKKEPDEETIPREANCQGTDELKISNFNLQLMYHYSTNLRRKLRFTYDNKVPVLSRDFIEKHIGDPVIMDEKVSDCVVNEVPDDSKETSIVEDLTKRYYNNLSVDTNYYKNVMQVDNYSPLENPNLQAGISDPALNYTDMKIYDNYANGSNKQLLFF, encoded by the coding sequence ATGGATCATGGAGGTTACGAAGATGGCGTACCCATCTCAAATGCTTTCAACAAACAACCTCATACCATTGATACCCCCAAACAGAGGAAGACTACTAAGTTTATTCTTAGTAAATATACCATCTATGAGACTAAGGAGAGGATGTACATCGTTGGTAGTAACAAGAGGGAGACCATGTTTAGAATCCTTGAAATAGATTTGGGCGTTCCACAAGATAAACTCAATGTCCTCGAGGATAATGTTTTCTTCACTAGAAATGAAATTATGAACGTATTATCGGGTTTGGAGGAAGCtagtgaagaaggtttacACAAAAAATTGACTGGATATGGATTATTGGGGTTCATTAGATTTACTGCATGTTACTATCTGGTAGTAGTCACTAAGTGTAGTCAAATAGCTGTGTTGGCGGGTCATTGCATATACCACATCGATGAAACCCAGCTAGTACCAATTTCTAATAGTTACAGAAAACCTGACAAGTACAGCGTGGAAGCAAGGTTAATCTCCACATTTCAAAGTTTAGATTTGAGCAAGACTTTTTATTTTAGTAACACTTACGATATTACGAACACTTTACAGACCAATCTCTTAAGGGAGAAGTTGAAGGCAAAGGATAGAAGTGATATTTCTGTGCCTAGTGGTATCTATGATTACAATGAAATGTTCATGTGGAATACTAATCTTTTAGGGCCTGTGCTAGCTTGTATTGATACGGTTTACGATTGGTTTCAACCAGTTATCCACGGTTTCATAGATCAAGTTAATGTCTCTGTACTGGGGAAAAGTATCTACATCACCTTGATCGCAAGAAGATCTCATCATTTCGCAGGTGCtagatttttgaaaagaggtGTCAATAATCAAGGTTATGTGGCCAACGAAGTGGAGACCGAACAAATTACAGCAGATATGATTTTAACATCTTTCCATCGACCTGGCAACGGGTACTACGATAGTGACCGATATACTTCCTTTGTACAACACAGGGGCTCCATCCCATTGTACTGGACTCAAGAGGCCTCCAACTTAACTGCAAAACCGCCAATTCAAATAAATTCTGTGGATCCGTATTTCAGCTCAGCGGCTCTTCATTTCGACATGTTATTTCAAAGGTACGGTACAGTACAAGTTCTAAATTTAGTTAAAAcaagagagaaaaaaccAAGAGAGGTGAAACTGCTAAGGGAGTTCGAACAATGCGTAACTTACTTGAATCAGTTTTTACCGGAGCATAAAAGGATTGATTACACCTCTTGGGATATGAGTCGTGCATCAAAGCAATACGGACAAGGCGTCATCGAGTTTCTTGAAACTTATGCTGCCCAATCCGTGTCCAAAACGGGgatcttccaaaatggAGCCGATTTCTCTACAACTAAAGTACAAGAAGGTATATGTCGAACCAACTGTATTGATTGTCTTGATAGAACTAACGCGGCTCAATTTGTCATTGGCAAAAGAGCATTGGGTGTTCAACTGAAGGAACTGGGGGTTGTAGACAACAGTTATCTGGAATACGACTCGGATATTGTCAATATTCTCACTGAATTGTTCCACGACTTAGGTGACACGATAGCACTACAATATGGTGGATCTCATCTGGTGAATACTATGGAGACATATCGGAAAATTAACCAGTGGAGCTCACATTCTAGAGATATGATCGAGAGTATCAAGAGATTTTACAGCAATTCATTCGTAGATGCACAGAGGCAGGATGCTATTAATCTGTTTTTGGGCCACTACGTTTGGCAAGAAGGGTATCCGACACTATGGGAGATGAATACGGATGTTTATCTGCACAACGAGTACGTGATCAGTGGCGCCAAGAGAAGTTATACACATTGGTGGAACGATTATCATATCAAGAGCCTTAGATCTCTTTTAAAGGAAgaattcattgatcaaaataACGATTtaactttgaaagatgtaGTTCGTAACATCAGAGGATACCCAGGTGCATTTGACAATTATTGGAACGAATACTATCTACCGCGGTCAGTCACATGGATGCAGGATCTATTTGTATATAACATGAATTCGACCAGAAGATACCATACGATGAGGAAAGATGGCAATGAATTATCACCATTTACCTCTCGTAAGCAAACGGGGATCAATAGAAGACTGAGAGCTatcattgaagaaaatgaaaagaagaaagagccAGACGAAGAAACGATTCCTCGAGAGGCAAATTGCCAAGGAactgatgaattaaaaatatcaaatttcAATCTACAACTAATGTATCACTACAGTACGAACTTGAGGAGAAAACTAAGATTTACCTATGATAACAAAGTACCGGTATTATCGCGGGATTTCATAGAGAAACACATTGGTGATCCCGTAATAATGGATGAGAAGGTTAGCGATTGTGTCGTGAATGAAGTTCCTGACGACAGCAAAGAAACATCGATCGTTGAAGATCTAACGAAACGTTATTACAACAATTTATCAGTCGATACCAATTATTACAAGAATGTCATGCAAGTTGACAATTATTCACCCTTGGAAAATCCTAATCTACAAGCAGGGATTTCGGACCCTGCATTAAATTACACAGATATGAAAATATACGACAATTATGCAAATGGTTCAAATAAGCAATTGCTGTTCTTTTAA
- the RRP40 gene encoding exosome non-catalytic core subunit RRP40 (similar to uniprot|Q08285 Saccharomyces cerevisiae YOL142W RRP40 Ribosomal RNA Processing Rrp40p), with product MSTVVFPGDQLHYDENKPLNIGPGVYCDPKSQKVLPINAGSAVVSDSKKDQSLYIDYDSKRYIPAVGDLVVGIIVGQYTDSYKVSLSSFSTSVTLPYMAFPNASKKNKPTLKIGDLVYARVSSAEKELEAELECVDATTGKDAGYGLLDGGMTVDVTLKFARHLLFDNSFPLLPILAKHTQFEIAIGVNGKIWIKCEEVKDTLACYRSILDCQSLPVSNHKNVVKENFSKVSKVAEA from the coding sequence ATGTCTACTGTTGTTTTCCCTGGTGATCAGCTCCATTACGATGAGAATAAGCCACTTAACATTGGTCCAGGTGTGTATTGTGATCCCAAAAGTCAGAAAGTTCTCCCCATAAATGCAGGTTCGGCAGTGGTATCTGATAGTAAAAAAGATCAGAGTCTGTATATTGACTACGATTCGAAAAGGTATATTCCCGCTGTTGGCGATTTAGTAGTTGGTATTATTGTGGGCCAGTACACTGATAGCTACAAAGTTTCACTGTCAAGTTTTTCAACTAGTGTGACTCTTCCATATATGGCATTCCCCAATGCAtccaagaagaataaaCCAACACTGAAGATTGGAGACCTTGTGTACGCCCGGGTGTCTTCagctgaaaaggaattggaagcCGAATTGGAGTGTGTGGATGCCACCACTGGTAAAGATGCGGGATATGGGCTTTTGGATGGAGGTATGACGGTAGATGTAACTCTTAAATTTGCACGCCATCTGTTGTTTGATAACAGTTTTCCCCTTTTACCTATACTTGCTAAACATACTCAGTTCGAAATTGCTATTGGTGTAAACGGTAAGATATGGATTAAATGTGAAGAAGTTAAGGATACCTTAGCATGCTATAGATCAATACTGGATTGTCAAAGTTTACCAGTCTCAAACCATAAGAATGTTGTCAAGGAAAATTTTAGTAAAGTTTCCAAAGTTGCCGAAGCATGA
- the PFA3 gene encoding palmitoyltransferase PFA3 (similar to uniprot|P42836 Saccharomyces cerevisiae YNL326C PFA3 Palmitoyltransferase for Vac8p one of three yeast DHHC-cysteine rich domain proteins (Pfa3p Erf2p Akr1p) with palmitoyltransferase activity required for vacuolar integrity under stress conditions), with the protein MSRYQFSVGSIFPRCLTVCLYLWTSYVSLTRINQIWYKFLVSVDVFLVAIGLYTYYKVIITGPGSPLDYDTIKVYDMQAVESGAELPPEFLSRRSITTKRDGRFRVCRTCHVWKPDRCHHCSRCDKCILKMDHHCPWFPGCIGFNNQRFFIQYLLYATTYSIVIFLFSSIQLLHWFNTKQYEVELIDFHLLSVWLLGVAVSVSLSFFTGFSIYQVTKNQTTVEMHIYRRYREELEILADTCGSINPNRDNAYDLGSTMNNWKDLMGERWIEWLFPIDTSRAKKNRNTLDHKGLYFELRGDINGRILDNMNLQDRLLRRLTPRSSIDQ; encoded by the coding sequence ATGAGTAGATATCAATTTTCTGTGGGAAGTATTTTTCCCAGATGCTTAACTGTATGCTTATATCTATGGACTTCCTACGTGTCGTTGACCAGAATTAATCAAATTTGGTACAAGTTTCTGGTATCTGTTGACGTCTTTTTGGTAGCGATAGGACTTTATACCTATTATAAAGTTATAATTACTGGTCCTGGCAGTCCTCTTGATTATGATACGATAAAAGTTTATGACATGCAAGCTGTTGAAAGTGGTGCAGAGCTTCCGCCAGAGTTCTTAAGTCGAAGATCCATTACAACTAAAAGAGATGGGAGATTTAGAGTATGCCGAACGTGTCATGTATGGAAACCTGATAGATGCCATCACTGCTCTAGGTGTGATAAATGTATTTTAAAGATGGATCATCACTGTCCCTGGTTCCCCGGCTGCATTGGTTTCAACAATCAAAGATTCTTCATACAGTACCTACTGTACGCTACAACTTATTCCATCGTTATTTTTCTATTTAGTTCCATTCAACTGCTACACTGGTTTAACACTAAGCAGTACGAAGTTGAGCTCATAGATTTCCACCTTTTGTCAGTATGGTTACTAGGTGTTGCTGTATCCGTATCATTGTCATTCTTTACCGGGTTTAGCATTTATCAAGTGACTAAGAATCAAACTACCGTTGAAATGCATATCTATAGGCGTTAcagagaagaattggaaatcttAGCCGATACCTGTGGCTCTATCAATCCAAACCGGGATAATGCTTACGATTTAGGATCTACAATGAATAACTGGAAAGATCTAATGGGTGAGCGTTGGATTGAGTGGTTATTCCCAATAGATACCTCCAGAGCAAAGAAAAATAGAAATACCTTGGATCACAAGGGCCTTTATTTTGAATTAAGAGGAGATATCAATGGTAGAATTTTAGATAACATGAATTTACAAGATAGGTTATTGAGAAGGCTAACACCTCGTTCTTCTATAGATCAATGA